Proteins from a genomic interval of Kitasatospora kifunensis:
- a CDS encoding DUF6879 family protein, translating to MPDPLALELDPALGDQLTLAAYEADFDQRDAQAAGRDSWKFERQQNFQEFGNPSWEAFHRGDWDEALRLVEDQRDMWLRSVREDQERGSVFRRVRVVEEPLAPYVQWELHVLRLQAQCGVPVRIVRAEALRPLEAGDVLPEVVVLAGRTLYQVHYTRAGRATGAIRYTDPRITEYWEEFIKELHATGEDVICYVDRYVSQLPPPRSTE from the coding sequence ATGCCTGATCCCCTGGCCCTCGAACTCGACCCCGCTCTGGGCGATCAACTGACCCTGGCGGCCTACGAGGCCGACTTCGACCAGCGCGACGCGCAGGCGGCGGGCCGGGACTCCTGGAAGTTCGAACGGCAGCAGAACTTCCAGGAGTTCGGCAATCCGAGCTGGGAGGCGTTCCACCGAGGCGACTGGGACGAGGCACTGCGCCTGGTCGAGGACCAGCGGGATATGTGGCTCAGGTCGGTCCGCGAGGATCAGGAACGCGGCAGTGTCTTCCGCCGCGTGCGGGTCGTCGAGGAACCGCTCGCGCCGTACGTGCAATGGGAGTTGCACGTCCTGCGCCTGCAGGCGCAGTGCGGAGTGCCGGTCCGGATCGTCAGAGCCGAGGCACTGCGCCCGCTGGAGGCCGGCGACGTGCTCCCGGAGGTGGTCGTCCTCGCAGGCCGGACGCTCTACCAGGTCCACTACACACGGGCGGGCCGCGCCACCGGCGCGATCCGTTACACCGATCCCCGAATCACCGAATACTGGGAGGAGTTCATCAAGGAGCTGCACGCGACCGGGGAGGACGTGATCTGCTACGTGGACCGCTATGTGTCCCAACTGCCCCCACCACGCTCGACGGAGTAA
- a CDS encoding ABC transporter ATP-binding protein translates to MTTATAIAGVPLAPGSATVEFRSLRRAFGSTVALDGLDLTVHPGELLALLGPSGCGKTTALRILAGFETHDSGEVLVDGTDVTRIPAHKRDAGMVFQSYSLFPHLTALDNVSFGLKMRGVGKDERRKRALELLELVGLPQRAGHYPHQMSGGQQQRIALARALALQPRVLLLDEPLSALDAKVRLNLREEIRRLQQELGITTLFVTHDQEEALSMADRVAVLRAGRLEQCATPSELYARPTTAFVAQFVGTMSRIPATRSGDGVEVLGRRHEVDGTVPTSGELDVLVRPENVGLTPAADGAAVVVGASFLGAVTRLTVRLADGTEVKSDLPTEQAAALPIGGGATVSLPERPVLVDARVGAGQ, encoded by the coding sequence ATGACCACGGCCACCGCCATCGCCGGCGTCCCTCTCGCACCCGGTAGTGCCACCGTCGAATTCCGTTCGCTGCGGCGGGCGTTCGGCTCGACCGTCGCACTGGACGGCCTCGACCTGACCGTCCACCCGGGCGAGCTGCTCGCCCTGCTGGGCCCCTCCGGCTGCGGCAAGACCACCGCGCTGCGGATCCTGGCCGGCTTCGAGACCCACGACTCGGGCGAGGTGCTGGTCGACGGTACGGACGTCACCAGGATCCCCGCGCACAAGCGCGACGCGGGCATGGTGTTCCAGTCCTACAGCCTCTTCCCGCACCTGACCGCGCTGGACAACGTCTCGTTCGGGCTCAAGATGCGGGGCGTCGGCAAGGACGAGCGCCGCAAGCGGGCGCTGGAGCTGCTGGAGCTGGTGGGCCTGCCGCAGCGCGCCGGGCACTACCCGCACCAGATGTCCGGCGGCCAGCAGCAGCGCATCGCGCTGGCCCGTGCGCTGGCCCTGCAGCCGCGGGTGCTGCTGCTGGACGAGCCGCTCTCCGCACTGGACGCCAAGGTCCGGCTCAACCTGCGCGAGGAGATCCGCCGCCTGCAGCAGGAACTCGGCATCACCACCCTGTTCGTGACGCACGACCAGGAGGAGGCGCTGTCGATGGCCGACCGGGTCGCGGTGCTGCGGGCCGGACGCCTGGAGCAGTGCGCCACCCCCAGCGAGCTCTACGCCCGCCCCACCACCGCCTTCGTCGCCCAGTTCGTCGGCACCATGAGCCGGATCCCCGCGACCCGCTCGGGCGACGGCGTCGAGGTGCTCGGCCGCCGCCACGAGGTGGACGGAACCGTGCCCACCAGTGGCGAGTTGGACGTCCTGGTGCGCCCCGAGAACGTGGGCCTGACCCCCGCCGCCGACGGCGCCGCGGTGGTCGTCGGCGCCAGCTTCCTGGGCGCGGTCACCCGGTTGACCGTCCGCCTGGCGGACGGCACCGAGGTCAAGTCGGACCTGCCCACCGAGCAGGCCGCCGCACTGCCGATCGGCGGCGGCGCCACCGTCAGCCTGCCCGAGCGCCCCGTCCTGGTGGACGCCCGCGTCGGCGCCGGGCAGTGA
- a CDS encoding ABC transporter permease: MTTAPTPVPAPAAVDNNGGAGTPGTAPASQAAPTATRRGRRSGNRAWLGALPLMVFFAIGFGLPAIAIAIGAFTTSSDAPGGGGTFTLSNLTSSLHGAYFTALLGSVKLSALTALIGTVVGLPLAQAVATSRFRMVREAVLSGSGVLANFGGVPLAFMFVATLGNAGEVTTSLGLKKYGWSLYTFDGLAVVYLYFLIPLMIITITPALEGLRVQWREAAANNGATNFQYWRYVALPVLLPSLLGGYVLLFGASFAAYATAEAMVGSSIPLISMQIGDALSGNVLVGQGNLALALGLDMIVVAGLVMAVYLPLQRRSAKWLS; encoded by the coding sequence ATGACTACGGCTCCCACCCCGGTGCCGGCCCCCGCCGCCGTTGACAACAACGGCGGCGCGGGGACCCCCGGTACCGCTCCCGCTTCCCAGGCCGCCCCCACGGCCACCCGCCGCGGCAGGCGCTCGGGCAACCGCGCCTGGCTCGGCGCGCTGCCCCTGATGGTCTTCTTCGCCATCGGCTTCGGCCTGCCCGCGATCGCGATCGCCATCGGCGCGTTCACCACCTCCTCCGACGCCCCTGGCGGCGGCGGCACCTTCACCCTCTCCAACCTCACCAGCTCGCTCCACGGCGCGTACTTCACCGCGCTGCTCGGCAGCGTCAAGCTCTCCGCGCTGACCGCCCTGATCGGCACCGTGGTCGGCCTGCCGCTGGCCCAGGCGGTGGCCACCTCCCGGTTCCGCATGGTGCGCGAGGCGGTGCTCTCCGGCTCCGGCGTGCTGGCCAACTTCGGCGGCGTGCCGCTGGCGTTCATGTTCGTCGCCACCCTCGGCAACGCCGGTGAGGTCACCACCAGCCTGGGTCTCAAGAAGTACGGCTGGAGCCTGTACACCTTCGACGGGCTCGCGGTCGTCTACCTGTACTTCCTGATCCCGCTGATGATCATCACCATCACCCCGGCCCTGGAGGGTCTGCGGGTGCAGTGGCGGGAGGCCGCCGCCAACAACGGCGCGACCAACTTCCAGTACTGGCGGTACGTGGCGCTGCCGGTGCTGCTGCCCTCGCTGCTGGGCGGCTACGTGCTGCTGTTCGGCGCCTCGTTCGCCGCGTACGCCACCGCCGAGGCCATGGTCGGCAGCTCGATCCCGCTGATCTCGATGCAGATCGGCGACGCGCTGTCCGGCAACGTGCTGGTCGGCCAGGGCAACCTGGCCCTCGCGCTCGGCCTCGACATGATCGTGGTGGCCGGCCTGGTGATGGCCGTCTACCTGCCCCTCCAGCGCCGGAGTGCCAAGTGGCTCAGCTGA
- a CDS encoding ABC transporter substrate-binding protein, whose translation MTVHRARTAAFAAVLTAAALSLTACGSASSSSTASAGGKDAKTAASAADFGGMDALVAAAKKEGNLHVITLPRDWANYGTLMDGFTKKYGIKIEDENPDGSSQDEINAITSRKGQNRAPDVVDLGSAFAISGTQQGLFAPYKVANFDQIPASMKDANGNTYNDYGGYISIGCDAKKVNPCPQTFADLLNPAYKGMVALNGNPTKANAALSAVWAASLANGGSLDNIQPGIDFFGKLKQIGNFNPVEATSATVQNGETPITIDWSYLNTGYTSQYASKGIDWKVSIPSDGSFAQYYNQAINKDAPHPAAARLWEEYLYSAEGQNGFLGGYATPALFDSMKTAGTLDAASVAKLPAISKPFTTFPTQAQQDSAKTAITSNWAKAIGG comes from the coding sequence GTGACCGTGCACCGTGCCCGTACCGCCGCCTTCGCGGCGGTGCTGACCGCCGCCGCGCTCTCTCTCACCGCCTGCGGTTCCGCCAGCAGCTCCTCGACCGCGAGCGCCGGCGGCAAGGACGCGAAGACCGCCGCCTCGGCCGCCGACTTCGGTGGCATGGACGCACTGGTCGCGGCCGCCAAGAAGGAGGGGAACCTGCACGTCATCACCCTCCCCCGCGACTGGGCCAACTACGGCACCCTGATGGACGGCTTCACCAAGAAGTACGGCATCAAGATCGAGGACGAGAACCCGGACGGCTCCAGCCAGGACGAGATCAACGCGATCACCTCCCGCAAGGGCCAGAACCGCGCGCCCGACGTGGTCGACCTGGGCAGCGCCTTCGCGATCTCCGGCACCCAGCAGGGCCTGTTCGCGCCGTACAAGGTGGCCAACTTCGACCAGATCCCGGCCTCCATGAAGGACGCCAACGGCAACACCTACAACGACTACGGCGGCTACATCTCGATCGGCTGCGACGCCAAGAAGGTCAACCCCTGCCCGCAGACCTTCGCGGACCTGCTCAACCCGGCCTACAAGGGCATGGTCGCCCTGAACGGCAACCCGACCAAGGCCAACGCCGCGCTCAGCGCGGTCTGGGCGGCCTCGCTGGCCAACGGCGGCTCGCTGGACAACATCCAGCCCGGCATCGACTTCTTCGGCAAGCTGAAGCAGATCGGCAACTTCAACCCGGTCGAGGCCACCTCCGCCACCGTGCAGAACGGCGAGACCCCGATCACCATCGACTGGTCGTACCTGAACACCGGCTACACCAGCCAGTACGCCAGCAAGGGCATCGACTGGAAGGTCTCGATCCCCTCGGACGGCAGCTTCGCCCAGTACTACAACCAGGCGATCAACAAGGACGCGCCGCACCCGGCCGCCGCCCGCCTGTGGGAGGAGTACCTCTACAGCGCCGAGGGCCAGAACGGCTTCCTGGGCGGCTACGCCACCCCCGCGCTCTTCGACTCGATGAAGACCGCCGGCACCCTGGACGCCGCTTCCGTCGCCAAGCTGCCGGCCATCAGCAAGCCGTTCACCACCTTCCCGACCCAGGCGCAGCAGGACAGCGCCAAGACGGCCATCACGTCCAACTGGGCCAAGGCCATCGGGGGCTGA
- a CDS encoding ABC transporter permease, translated as MSRLRMGRGLVLLVCGIYFAVPMCASLLFSIDDYHGGYTFHAYTELLSAPGFLDSLYLSLELAAATVAVLLLVLVPALLAARLGAPKLRPVVEVMCSLPLVVPVVALTTGIVGVLRWGPDYFANSPFFQTFVAIQNPNFPVVLLIAYVLMALPFAYRALDGGLRGVDVATLVEAARNCGASYPRAVISVVLPNLRSALLSASVLTVALVLGEFTTASILGFQPFSVWINTYGKTDGQMSVAVSMISLMVVWIVLLLMSALGSGRRKSARS; from the coding sequence CTGAGCCGCCTGCGGATGGGCCGCGGCCTGGTGCTGCTGGTGTGCGGCATCTACTTCGCGGTGCCGATGTGCGCCTCGCTGCTCTTCAGCATCGACGACTACCACGGTGGCTACACCTTCCACGCCTACACCGAGCTGCTCTCGGCTCCGGGCTTCCTCGACAGCCTCTACCTGAGCCTGGAGCTGGCCGCCGCCACCGTGGCGGTACTGCTGCTGGTGCTGGTGCCCGCACTGCTCGCCGCCCGCCTCGGTGCGCCCAAGCTGCGCCCGGTGGTGGAGGTGATGTGCTCACTGCCGCTGGTCGTCCCGGTGGTCGCGCTCACCACCGGCATCGTCGGTGTGCTGCGCTGGGGCCCGGACTACTTCGCCAACTCGCCGTTCTTCCAGACCTTCGTGGCGATCCAGAACCCGAACTTCCCGGTGGTGCTGCTGATCGCGTACGTGCTGATGGCGCTGCCCTTCGCCTACCGCGCGCTGGACGGGGGCCTTCGCGGCGTGGACGTCGCGACGCTGGTGGAGGCCGCCCGCAACTGCGGTGCCAGCTACCCGCGCGCGGTCATCTCGGTGGTCCTGCCCAACCTGCGCAGCGCGCTGCTGAGCGCCTCGGTGCTCACCGTGGCGCTGGTGCTCGGCGAGTTCACCACCGCCTCCATCCTCGGCTTCCAGCCCTTCTCGGTGTGGATCAACACCTACGGCAAGACCGACGGTCAGATGTCCGTCGCGGTCTCGATGATCAGCCTGATGGTCGTCTGGATCGTGCTGCTGCTGATGTCGGCGCTCGGCAGCGGCCGACGCAAGTCCGCGCGTTCCTGA
- a CDS encoding HAD family hydrolase: protein MTSAPAPQAVLPHAVLFDMDGTLVDTEHLWWAATAEIAAELGHQLGESDQPEVLGHAVEHTAAHLDRVLAHSPGAAVLAERLNEAFTSRVAAQVVPRPGALALLGRLREAAVPTALVSASPRQVVDLVLRHLGADWFAVTLAAEDTPRTKPDPAPYLAAAAHLGLDPADCVAVEDTPTGVTSAHAAGCAVLAVPSSAVAMPVGPGITLLGSLTEADLPLLAGLTSAAKLSGQTGQTGPRE from the coding sequence ATGACCTCCGCACCAGCTCCCCAGGCCGTGCTGCCGCACGCCGTCCTGTTCGACATGGACGGCACCCTGGTCGACACCGAACACCTCTGGTGGGCGGCCACCGCCGAGATCGCCGCCGAACTGGGCCACCAACTCGGCGAGTCGGACCAGCCGGAGGTGCTCGGCCACGCCGTCGAGCACACCGCGGCCCACCTGGACCGGGTGCTGGCCCACTCACCGGGCGCGGCCGTGCTGGCCGAGCGGCTCAACGAAGCCTTCACCAGCCGGGTCGCCGCCCAGGTGGTGCCGCGTCCCGGCGCGCTCGCCCTGCTGGGCCGGCTACGGGAGGCGGCCGTGCCCACCGCGCTGGTCTCCGCCTCGCCGCGGCAGGTCGTCGACCTGGTCCTGCGCCACCTGGGCGCCGACTGGTTCGCCGTCACACTGGCGGCCGAGGACACCCCGCGCACCAAGCCCGACCCCGCGCCCTACCTGGCCGCCGCCGCCCACCTGGGCCTGGACCCGGCCGACTGCGTGGCGGTCGAGGACACCCCGACCGGCGTCACCTCCGCGCACGCAGCCGGCTGCGCGGTGCTGGCGGTGCCGTCCTCGGCGGTCGCCATGCCGGTGGGCCCGGGGATCACGCTGCTGGGCAGCCTGACGGAGGCGGACCTGCCGCTGCTGGCGGGTCTGACCAGTGCGGCCAAGCTTTCCGGCCAGACCGGCCAGACCGGTCCGCGAGAATAG
- a CDS encoding SGNH/GDSL hydrolase family protein produces the protein MKRLLPTGLAALFALSNAILSLAPPATAGTVSHATARTGSPVLRIMPLGDSITVGQGSITGNGYRADLRDLVTDQTHYGVQFVGDQSNGTMTNPQHEGHGYYMINDVRHGVDGWLAAAQPDVVLLYIGTNDLDWGTDLDPDHAADRLKVLMDQIFTDQPELTVVMEGLNTTTGGMQNRVAQYNNRAAELAQAEQQQGRRLVFTNGPSWETKDFADRLHPNDTGYQKMADAFFPGLQQAAANGWLG, from the coding sequence ATGAAGCGACTCCTTCCCACCGGCCTCGCCGCGCTGTTCGCCCTCTCCAACGCCATCCTCAGCCTCGCGCCCCCGGCCACCGCCGGCACCGTCAGTCACGCCACCGCCCGCACCGGCTCCCCCGTCCTGCGCATCATGCCGCTGGGCGACTCGATCACCGTCGGCCAGGGCAGCATCACCGGCAACGGATACCGCGCGGACCTGCGCGACCTGGTGACCGACCAGACCCACTACGGCGTCCAGTTCGTCGGCGACCAGAGCAACGGCACCATGACCAACCCCCAGCACGAGGGGCACGGCTACTACATGATCAACGACGTCCGCCACGGGGTGGACGGCTGGCTGGCCGCCGCCCAACCGGACGTCGTCCTGCTGTACATCGGCACCAACGACCTCGACTGGGGAACGGACCTCGACCCGGACCACGCGGCCGACCGGCTGAAGGTCCTGATGGACCAGATCTTCACCGACCAGCCCGAACTCACCGTCGTCATGGAGGGCCTCAACACCACCACCGGCGGCATGCAGAACCGGGTCGCGCAGTACAACAACCGAGCCGCCGAACTGGCCCAGGCCGAGCAGCAGCAGGGGCGCCGCCTGGTCTTCACCAACGGCCCCAGCTGGGAGACCAAGGACTTCGCCGACCGGCTGCACCCCAACGACACCGGCTACCAGAAGATGGCAGACGCCTTCTTCCCCGGCCTCCAACAGGCCGCCGCCAACGGCTGGTTGGGATGA
- a CDS encoding ATP-binding protein gives MVQARSVTGGIHFHHRSDQPPGSPRPQQLPGGISRFVNRTVELNRLDAFLSSTADEDGDRRETSLCVIAGTAGAGKTSLALRWAHRVQDRFPDGQLHINLRGYDPGEPVTPLEALHRFLPALGVPTPAVPVETEAAAALYRSLLADRRMLIVLDNAGGARQVRPLLPGNPHCLVLVTSRGRLSGLAVHDGAHHLTLGTLPEPEAVALLRAVTAGYRPVDDPEKLVELARLCARLPLALRIAAERAASHPHMRLDELIADLRDESALWEALSTGGEEEADAVRSVFAWSYRALPPDAARLFRLLGLHPGPEFGTGAVAALAALSIRRTRQLLDVLVTAHMLEQTAPDRYEFHDLLRAYATDQAQAEESRDDRTAALRRVLDWYLHAADAAQSWISPAEDHVPLDPPEPTITPPAFADYDQAVDFSEREHLNFPPAVQAAERAGLDRHAWQLSAVLENSRAPSAPATGWLATAQIGLRAARRLGERAAAARLLESLGFGHVKLNQLIEAVDCHRAALAIRRELGDREGEATSLNALGLIHLRRRELADAEAHFGQAMAVFDALGAVHWATVTLSNLAGAHLQAGQLAEAAEQINRALATHRESGDKGCIGDALCILSAIHLDLGEPLEALRSAQEAVELALDLRSHAAEGYWLLALGDAQQALGRFADALTSYHRSASLHRRLGDRSREARAWHGAGETYRRLDRNVDAADLLRSAAATQRELDDAWQEALALAALADALRAAEPQQAVRHWTEALRLLTGYDDPRAVRTREAVTGCLAEAVAADTRE, from the coding sequence GTGGTGCAGGCCCGCAGTGTCACCGGCGGGATCCACTTCCACCACCGCTCCGACCAACCACCAGGAAGCCCGCGACCACAGCAACTACCCGGCGGCATCAGCAGATTCGTCAACCGAACGGTCGAACTCAACCGTCTCGACGCCTTCCTGAGCAGTACGGCGGACGAGGACGGCGACCGCCGCGAGACCTCCCTCTGCGTGATCGCCGGTACCGCCGGAGCCGGCAAGACCTCGCTGGCACTGCGCTGGGCCCATCGGGTGCAGGACCGCTTCCCGGACGGGCAGCTCCACATCAACCTGCGCGGTTACGACCCCGGCGAACCGGTCACCCCGCTGGAGGCCCTGCACCGGTTCCTTCCCGCGCTCGGCGTTCCGACTCCCGCCGTCCCGGTGGAGACCGAGGCCGCGGCGGCGCTGTACCGCTCCCTGCTCGCCGACCGCAGGATGCTGATCGTGCTGGACAACGCCGGCGGCGCCAGGCAGGTGCGCCCGCTGCTACCCGGCAACCCGCACTGCCTGGTACTCGTCACCAGCCGCGGCCGCCTCTCCGGGCTCGCCGTCCACGACGGAGCGCACCACCTCACCCTCGGCACGCTGCCCGAACCCGAGGCCGTCGCCCTGCTCCGCGCCGTGACCGCCGGCTACCGGCCCGTGGACGACCCCGAGAAACTGGTGGAACTCGCCCGGCTCTGCGCACGGTTGCCACTGGCCCTGCGGATCGCGGCGGAACGTGCCGCGAGCCATCCCCACATGCGGCTGGACGAACTGATCGCCGATCTGCGCGACGAGTCGGCGCTCTGGGAGGCCCTGAGTACGGGCGGCGAGGAGGAGGCCGACGCGGTCCGCTCCGTCTTCGCCTGGTCCTATCGGGCGCTGCCCCCGGATGCCGCCCGCCTCTTCCGACTGCTCGGCCTGCACCCGGGCCCCGAGTTCGGTACCGGGGCGGTCGCCGCGCTCGCCGCCCTCAGCATCCGCCGCACCAGGCAACTGCTCGATGTCCTGGTCACGGCGCACATGCTGGAGCAGACCGCGCCCGACCGGTACGAGTTCCACGATCTGCTCCGGGCCTACGCCACCGATCAGGCGCAGGCCGAGGAGAGCCGTGACGACCGTACGGCCGCCCTGCGACGCGTACTGGACTGGTACCTGCACGCCGCCGACGCCGCGCAGAGCTGGATCTCGCCCGCCGAGGACCACGTGCCGCTCGACCCGCCGGAGCCGACCATCACACCGCCGGCCTTCGCGGACTACGACCAGGCCGTGGACTTCTCCGAACGCGAGCACCTCAACTTCCCACCCGCCGTGCAGGCCGCCGAGAGGGCCGGACTCGACCGGCACGCCTGGCAGTTGTCGGCCGTGCTGGAGAACTCCAGGGCGCCGTCAGCCCCCGCCACCGGCTGGCTCGCGACGGCGCAGATCGGCCTCCGGGCCGCGCGCCGTCTGGGCGAACGAGCAGCGGCCGCACGACTCTTGGAGAGCCTCGGGTTCGGCCACGTCAAGCTCAACCAGCTGATCGAGGCTGTCGATTGCCATCGCGCTGCGCTGGCCATCCGGCGCGAGCTGGGCGACCGGGAGGGCGAGGCCACCTCACTGAACGCACTCGGCCTGATCCACCTGCGCAGGCGGGAGCTGGCCGACGCCGAGGCGCACTTCGGCCAGGCCATGGCCGTCTTCGATGCTCTCGGCGCGGTCCACTGGGCGACCGTCACGCTCTCGAACCTCGCCGGCGCGCATCTTCAGGCAGGACAGCTCGCTGAAGCAGCCGAGCAGATCAACCGGGCCCTGGCCACCCACCGTGAGAGCGGCGACAAGGGCTGCATCGGCGACGCCCTGTGCATCCTCAGCGCGATCCACCTCGACCTCGGTGAGCCGCTCGAAGCCCTGCGCTCAGCGCAGGAGGCGGTGGAACTGGCGCTGGATCTGCGGTCCCACGCGGCCGAGGGCTACTGGCTGCTGGCCCTCGGCGACGCTCAGCAGGCTCTCGGCCGGTTCGCCGACGCTCTGACCTCCTACCACCGGTCCGCCAGCCTCCATCGCCGGCTCGGTGACCGCAGCCGCGAGGCGAGGGCCTGGCACGGCGCGGGCGAAACGTACCGCCGGCTCGACCGCAACGTCGACGCGGCCGACCTCCTGCGCAGCGCCGCCGCCACCCAGCGCGAGCTCGACGACGCCTGGCAGGAAGCCCTCGCCCTCGCCGCGCTGGCCGACGCGCTGCGGGCCGCCGAGCCCCAACAGGCCGTCCGGCACTGGACCGAGGCGCTGCGACTGCTGACCGGTTACGACGATCCGCGGGCCGTGCGGACGCGCGAGGCGGTCACGGGCTGCCTCGCGGAGGCCGTAGCGGCAGATACCCGGGAGTAG
- a CDS encoding DMT family transporter — MPYLLLAFAILSEVCATSCLKLTDGFSKLWPSVGVGIGYVLSFVLLGQALKQIPVSVAYAVWSGAGTAAVAAIGVVAFGEHLGKPQLAGIALIIVGVVLLNLRATH, encoded by the coding sequence ATGCCCTATCTCCTGCTCGCCTTCGCCATCCTGAGCGAGGTCTGCGCCACCAGCTGCCTCAAACTCACCGACGGCTTCAGCAAGTTGTGGCCCAGCGTAGGCGTGGGGATCGGCTATGTGCTGTCCTTCGTCCTGCTGGGCCAGGCGCTGAAGCAGATACCGGTCTCGGTCGCCTACGCGGTCTGGTCCGGCGCGGGGACGGCGGCGGTGGCCGCGATCGGCGTGGTCGCCTTCGGCGAGCACCTGGGCAAACCGCAGCTGGCGGGGATAGCGCTCATCATCGTGGGCGTGGTGCTGCTCAACCTGCGCGCCACACACTGA
- the murJ gene encoding murein biosynthesis integral membrane protein MurJ has product MAEAADGTGTESATRQRGRHARRRTGGAGGLARSSAVMAAGTAVSRVTGLVRLVLQGAALGSGLLASTYNTANTVPTSISVLLLGGALNSVLVPQLVRARTEHADGGRAYEQRLITLVLCVLAVGTVGAVLAAPQIIGLYMPDSPGNHAAFELTVVLGRFLLPQVFFYGLYAVVGQALNVRGKFGAMMWTPVLNNLVLITLFGLYLWLVTRPQGIADVTASQVRLLGVGTTVGIALQAVALVPYLRSAGFRWRPRFDWRGVGLRKSVNAARWTLLVVLANQVAITVVTRYANEADQRLPDAGVGNTAYSYAQTIWILPQSIVTVSLVTALLPRLSHAVAERRLDDVRADLSRALRVTGLVIVPAAFFFLAFGPQLAALLFAHGSGGAASARPMGYMLQALALGLIPCSAQSLLLRGFYAFEDTRTPFWMACWISAANIGLAVACHLLLPEAWAVTGMAAAYAVSYGIGLVATGVYLRRRLAGRLDGKRLTRTYGKLTVAAAAAGAVGWVAARACGGAGSVSGWEPVLELLAGGGVMLVLFVALARVFRVGELRLLPGLR; this is encoded by the coding sequence ATGGCTGAAGCAGCGGACGGTACGGGTACGGAGTCGGCCACTCGGCAACGGGGGAGGCACGCGCGGCGTCGGACGGGCGGGGCGGGCGGGCTGGCGCGCTCGTCCGCGGTGATGGCGGCGGGGACGGCGGTCTCCCGGGTCACCGGGCTGGTGCGACTGGTCTTACAGGGGGCGGCACTCGGCTCCGGGCTGCTGGCCAGCACCTACAACACGGCGAACACGGTGCCGACCAGCATCTCGGTGCTGCTGCTCGGCGGGGCGCTCAACTCGGTGCTGGTGCCGCAGTTGGTGCGGGCCCGGACCGAGCACGCGGACGGCGGACGCGCGTACGAACAGCGGCTGATCACCCTGGTGCTGTGCGTGCTGGCGGTCGGGACGGTGGGGGCCGTGCTGGCCGCGCCGCAGATCATCGGGTTGTACATGCCGGACTCGCCCGGCAACCACGCGGCCTTCGAACTGACGGTGGTGCTGGGCCGGTTCCTGCTGCCGCAGGTCTTCTTCTACGGGCTGTACGCCGTGGTGGGGCAGGCGTTGAACGTGCGCGGCAAGTTCGGCGCGATGATGTGGACACCCGTCCTGAACAACCTGGTGCTGATCACGCTGTTCGGCCTCTACCTCTGGCTGGTGACCCGCCCGCAGGGCATCGCCGACGTGACGGCGAGCCAGGTGCGGCTGCTCGGAGTCGGCACGACGGTGGGGATCGCGCTACAGGCCGTGGCACTGGTGCCCTACCTGCGCTCGGCGGGCTTCCGCTGGCGGCCGCGCTTCGACTGGCGGGGCGTCGGGCTGCGCAAGAGCGTGAACGCGGCGCGCTGGACGCTGCTGGTGGTGCTGGCGAACCAGGTGGCGATCACCGTGGTGACGCGCTACGCCAACGAGGCCGACCAGCGGCTGCCGGACGCCGGGGTCGGCAACACCGCCTACTCGTACGCGCAGACGATATGGATCCTGCCCCAGTCGATCGTCACGGTCTCGCTGGTCACGGCGCTGCTGCCGCGGCTGAGCCACGCGGTGGCCGAGCGGCGCCTGGACGACGTGCGGGCCGACCTGTCCCGTGCGCTGCGGGTCACCGGCCTGGTGATCGTCCCCGCGGCGTTCTTCTTCCTGGCCTTCGGGCCGCAGCTCGCGGCGCTGCTGTTCGCGCACGGCTCGGGCGGCGCGGCCTCGGCACGGCCGATGGGGTACATGCTGCAGGCACTGGCGCTCGGCCTGATCCCGTGCTCGGCGCAGTCGTTGCTGCTGCGCGGCTTCTACGCCTTCGAGGACACCCGCACGCCGTTCTGGATGGCGTGCTGGATCTCGGCGGCCAACATCGGGCTGGCCGTCGCCTGCCACCTGCTGCTGCCGGAGGCCTGGGCGGTCACGGGCATGGCGGCCGCCTACGCCGTCTCCTACGGGATCGGCCTGGTGGCCACGGGGGTGTACCTGCGGCGGCGGTTGGCCGGGCGCCTGGACGGCAAGCGACTGACCCGCACCTACGGGAAGTTGACGGTTGCGGCGGCAGCGGCCGGTGCGGTCGGCTGGGTGGCGGCTCGGGCCTGCGGTGGCGCCGGGTCGGTGTCGGGGTGGGAGCCGGTCCTCGAACTGCTGGCGGGCGGCGGCGTGATGCTGGTGCTGTTCGTCGCGCTCGCCCGGGTGTTCAGGGTCGGCGAGCTGCGGCTGCTGCCGGGGCTGCGCTGA